In one Brevibacillus composti genomic region, the following are encoded:
- a CDS encoding IS1182 family transposase: MMPTRHLAPTFKPYDNKQAQMILDLEMYVPTHHVARVIDEMIEAIPDQQLFAHYTGGGRSSYHPKMMLKVILYGYSQKVYSCRGIEKLLRENLPAMWLAAMQQPDFRTLNDFRGVRMKAFMDELFETMIRKLIADNYISMEQYFLDGTKIEADANKYSFVWKKSTLRFEEKLKEKVQATLAHIHTLTQQEAGEYAAADPEELPAKLEEAAAVLEERVEGLTEQLTQTSGSEERKALRKARSALKRPLKQIRKDFLPRFAKYEQQKACFGDRNSYSKTDPDATFMRMKEDHMKNGQLKPGYNVQMATENQFVLFYSIHQRPTDTRCFIPHMERLAASSLPMPKTVIADAGYGSEENYLYAMGEEKQPRFEFLIPYGNYLKEKTRRYQKDIRHASNWTYEEQDDRFVCPNGRYVRFKKYQTKKNASGLEQSFKIYECEDCSDCPLKLSCTKAKGNRQVHWNTIWEELKAKAKRALEDDEKSAIYARRKVEVESVFGHLKGNRSFRRFSLRGLDKVHVEFGIVALAHNLLKVAGIRLATFLQKQPHKKVGRKTLRFSAQLFILGTYWTAPFR; the protein is encoded by the coding sequence ATGATGCCCACGCGACATCTTGCCCCTACCTTCAAACCGTACGACAACAAGCAGGCTCAGATGATTCTGGATTTGGAGATGTATGTTCCCACCCATCATGTGGCTCGTGTCATTGATGAAATGATCGAAGCCATTCCGGATCAGCAGTTGTTTGCTCATTACACGGGCGGAGGCCGCAGTTCCTACCATCCCAAAATGATGCTTAAGGTGATCCTTTACGGCTACTCACAAAAGGTTTATTCCTGCCGCGGTATTGAAAAGCTGTTGCGTGAGAACCTCCCGGCCATGTGGCTGGCGGCGATGCAGCAGCCTGACTTCCGTACCTTGAACGATTTTCGCGGCGTGCGCATGAAAGCGTTCATGGACGAACTGTTTGAAACGATGATCCGCAAGCTCATCGCGGACAACTACATTTCGATGGAGCAGTACTTTTTGGATGGCACAAAGATTGAAGCCGATGCGAACAAGTACTCTTTTGTGTGGAAAAAATCCACGCTTCGCTTCGAGGAAAAGCTCAAGGAAAAGGTGCAGGCCACCCTTGCGCATATTCATACGCTCACGCAGCAAGAAGCTGGCGAATATGCAGCGGCAGACCCGGAAGAGCTCCCTGCCAAGCTCGAAGAAGCAGCGGCCGTGCTGGAGGAAAGAGTCGAAGGCTTAACCGAACAGCTCACGCAGACCAGCGGCAGCGAAGAGCGGAAAGCCTTGCGCAAAGCGCGCAGTGCCTTGAAGAGGCCGCTGAAACAGATTCGGAAGGATTTCCTTCCTCGCTTCGCCAAGTATGAGCAGCAGAAAGCCTGCTTTGGCGATCGCAACAGCTACTCGAAAACCGATCCGGACGCCACGTTTATGCGCATGAAGGAAGATCACATGAAAAATGGCCAACTGAAGCCAGGCTACAATGTGCAAATGGCCACGGAAAACCAGTTTGTTTTGTTCTACAGCATCCATCAGCGTCCTACGGATACACGATGCTTTATTCCGCATATGGAGCGATTGGCGGCGTCTTCGTTGCCGATGCCCAAAACCGTGATTGCCGACGCTGGCTATGGCAGCGAGGAAAACTACTTGTATGCGATGGGCGAAGAAAAACAGCCGCGATTTGAGTTTCTCATACCCTACGGCAACTATTTGAAGGAGAAAACCCGACGATACCAGAAGGACATCCGGCACGCTTCCAACTGGACGTATGAAGAGCAGGATGATCGCTTTGTTTGCCCGAATGGTCGATACGTTCGCTTTAAGAAATACCAGACGAAAAAAAACGCTTCTGGCCTGGAGCAAAGCTTCAAGATCTATGAATGTGAGGATTGTAGCGATTGCCCGCTCAAGCTCTCGTGCACCAAAGCAAAAGGGAATCGCCAGGTACACTGGAACACGATATGGGAAGAGTTAAAGGCAAAGGCCAAAAGAGCCCTTGAGGATGACGAGAAGTCCGCGATCTATGCTCGGCGTAAAGTGGAGGTAGAAAGCGTGTTCGGTCACCTCAAGGGCAACCGGTCGTTCCGACGGTTCTCCTTACGGGGGCTGGACAAGGTTCACGTCGAGTTTGGGATTGTGGCATTGGCCCACAATCTATTGAAAGTGGCAGGCATCCGCCTCGCTACTTTCCTGCAAAAGCAGCCGCACAAAAAAGTTGGACGGAAAACATTACGTTTTTCCGCCCAACTTTTTATTTTGGGGACTTATTGGACAGCCCCTTTTCGTTAA